A genomic window from Anthocerotibacter panamensis C109 includes:
- a CDS encoding putative iron-sulfur cluster-binding metallochaperone — MMSRKEVTMSECCTVPSKSVPPTCPMNSHVTKPVGYQTVEHLVTPEVKAVLLPQHYYFCDAPDCDVVYVSASGDHLITKHQLTVRVTVKETEYPIPLCYCFGYDRQAVHTDIQLTDIHELIMQRVRAGACRCEQTNPSGRCCLSSVAKAIQQAHAMKEQGLL; from the coding sequence ATGATGTCACGCAAAGAGGTAACGATGTCAGAATGTTGTACCGTCCCATCTAAAAGCGTTCCGCCGACTTGCCCAATGAATAGCCATGTGACGAAACCGGTTGGGTACCAGACGGTTGAGCATTTGGTCACGCCCGAGGTCAAGGCAGTGTTGCTCCCCCAACATTACTATTTTTGCGATGCGCCAGACTGTGACGTAGTATATGTTTCCGCTTCGGGTGATCACCTCATTACAAAGCATCAGTTAACAGTCCGTGTGACCGTTAAGGAGACCGAGTATCCAATTCCGCTGTGCTACTGCTTTGGCTATGATCGCCAAGCAGTACATACAGACATTCAACTTACTGATATTCATGAACTGATCATGCAGCGTGTAAGGGCGGGCGCGTGTCGTTGTGAACAAACCAATCCCAGTGGCAGATGTTGTCTGAGTAGTGTAGCTAAGGCCATCCAGCAAGCCCATGCCATGAAGGAGCAGGGACTGCTTTGA
- the psbC gene encoding photosystem II reaction center protein CP43 — protein sequence MVTRFDTTFDAQMARGQQEDFAWWAGNARLINLSGKLLGAHVAHAGLIVFWTGAMTLFELGHYNTAKPMYEQGLILLPHLATLGWGGGAQIGGAITDTWIFFVVGVLHLISSLVLGLGGIYHSLWGPDVLTGFFGYDWKDKNKMTTIIGIHLILLGLGALLLVIKAAWFGGVYDPWAKVLSSCVDGYPCIDGLGILPQTVGTPEGLTQVNGGAVRVITNPTLDPTVIFAYVLKSPFGGEGNIISVDNLEDIVGGHIYIGFICILGGIWHIVSRPFRWAERALIWSGEAYLSYSLGALSLMGFIAAAYVWFNNTAYPSEFYGPTNSEAAQGQDFTFMQRDLKLGVDIGSAQGPTGLGKYLMRSPSGTVIFGGESMRFWSTKSPHLEPFKTTAANGLPDGTGYSIEKLSSDAQPWQIRRAAEFMTHAPIGSLNSVGGVATEINTINYVSPRTWLAASHFLLAFFLLVGHLWHAGRARAAFAGFEKGIDREFEKI from the coding sequence GTGGTAACGCGCTTTGATACAACGTTTGATGCCCAAATGGCTCGTGGGCAACAGGAAGACTTTGCTTGGTGGGCGGGTAATGCCCGGTTAATCAACCTCTCTGGCAAGCTTCTTGGTGCTCACGTCGCTCACGCGGGGCTGATTGTCTTCTGGACCGGGGCTATGACCCTGTTCGAGTTAGGCCATTACAACACAGCCAAGCCGATGTACGAACAAGGGCTGATCTTGCTGCCCCACCTAGCTACTCTTGGCTGGGGCGGCGGTGCGCAGATCGGCGGCGCAATCACCGACACCTGGATTTTCTTTGTAGTCGGGGTCCTGCACTTGATCTCGTCTTTGGTCCTGGGCCTAGGTGGCATCTACCACTCCCTCTGGGGACCGGATGTCCTGACTGGCTTCTTCGGCTATGACTGGAAAGACAAAAACAAGATGACGACCATTATTGGGATTCACCTGATCCTGCTTGGATTGGGTGCCCTGTTGCTCGTCATTAAGGCTGCTTGGTTCGGTGGGGTCTATGATCCCTGGGCCAAGGTGCTCTCTTCATGTGTCGATGGCTATCCCTGCATCGATGGATTGGGTATCCTACCGCAGACGGTCGGGACTCCTGAAGGATTAACTCAGGTCAATGGTGGCGCGGTGCGTGTTATCACGAACCCGACCCTCGACCCCACAGTTATCTTCGCCTATGTCCTCAAATCTCCCTTCGGTGGTGAAGGCAACATCATCTCCGTCGATAACCTTGAAGACATTGTCGGCGGCCACATCTACATCGGCTTTATCTGCATCCTCGGCGGGATCTGGCATATTGTGAGCCGTCCTTTCCGCTGGGCAGAGCGGGCTTTGATCTGGTCTGGCGAGGCTTACCTCTCCTACTCGCTGGGTGCTCTGTCGCTGATGGGCTTCATTGCTGCGGCCTATGTGTGGTTCAACAACACAGCCTATCCCTCGGAGTTCTATGGCCCGACCAACTCGGAAGCGGCTCAAGGTCAGGACTTCACCTTCATGCAGCGCGACCTCAAACTCGGGGTGGACATCGGTTCGGCTCAAGGCCCGACGGGTCTGGGTAAGTACCTGATGCGCTCGCCCTCGGGTACGGTCATCTTCGGCGGTGAATCCATGCGCTTCTGGTCTACCAAGAGCCCGCACCTAGAGCCCTTCAAGACTACCGCCGCCAACGGTCTGCCTGACGGTACCGGCTACTCGATTGAGAAGCTCTCTAGCGATGCCCAACCCTGGCAAATCCGCCGCGCCGCTGAATTCATGACCCATGCCCCGATTGGTTCTTTGAACTCGGTCGGCGGTGTAGCGACTGAAATCAACACCATCAACTACGTGAGCCCCCGTACTTGGCTCGCTGCTTCTCACTTCCTCCTTGCTTTCTTCCTGCTGGTGGGCCACCTGTGGCACGCTGGTCGCGCCCGCGCTGCGTTCGCGGGTTTCGAGAAGGGCATTGACCGCGAGTTCGAGAAGATTTAG
- a CDS encoding DUF4126 domain-containing protein, protein MLYLLTTFGALAAAAAGGIRLSLPLLLLVIFNQSLGMDGASPVLAWLYQPQAITFLCIWAFFEVFGSKTALGQRLVRGIQFFMSPVIGALLATVMLPFTGWLQVCLVVTGAVLAAILQLAQTGYVFRHGLLPFWFTLCQDFLAVGLVLMALQAPLLGGLSVLLLVLLALRQTYLWQGQFGLKQGRT, encoded by the coding sequence ATGCTGTATCTCTTGACGACATTCGGAGCACTGGCAGCGGCAGCGGCGGGTGGAATACGCCTGAGTTTACCTTTATTGCTGCTAGTTATCTTTAACCAGAGCCTCGGTATGGATGGAGCAAGCCCTGTACTTGCGTGGTTATACCAACCGCAGGCCATTACCTTCCTCTGTATATGGGCCTTTTTTGAGGTGTTTGGCTCCAAAACTGCGCTTGGACAGCGTCTGGTCCGGGGTATTCAGTTTTTTATGTCGCCTGTAATTGGGGCACTCCTGGCTACTGTGATGCTCCCTTTCACCGGCTGGCTGCAGGTCTGTCTGGTAGTCACTGGGGCTGTTTTGGCAGCCATTCTGCAATTGGCTCAGACTGGTTACGTTTTTCGCCATGGCTTGCTACCTTTTTGGTTCACGCTCTGCCAAGATTTCCTGGCGGTAGGACTGGTCTTGATGGCACTCCAGGCTCCACTATTGGGGGGGCTGAGTGTCCTCCTCTTGGTGTTGCTGGCCTTACGGCAGACCTACCTGTGGCAAGGGCAGTTCGGGCTTAAGCAGGGACGGACCTAA
- a CDS encoding MlaD family protein, whose translation MTVNRRGVREGLVGILILVGLAVGAGLILWVNNFRPGGDRYQFSVIFEDANGMSPGVPVRLRGVNIGQVTEVIPSIENVLIRAVVTQPGVILPRQARYTVGQRGLIGETFLEILPERGAKAVPVSTQEFQAQCRVGGPISTQVICPGASLRGETPTRVQDLVRSLNTFAERINGGVLNDLQSTVREIGAVARRFGEVTDDVRTTAHNIDATAKSFTKVADSANRTIDRLGTVGNSVGVAANDITAVVRENRSRLATILDSLGKVSQDLSQLTPVLAEPEFGRSLVKLAQNAEASAADLRRLTNGISDAATIDSLRETLDAARSTFRNVEKITADVDQLTGDPKFRENLKKLVDGLGQLVSATETEQVPDIRKVSTIH comes from the coding sequence ATGACAGTGAACCGGCGGGGTGTGCGCGAAGGACTCGTAGGCATTTTGATCCTGGTCGGCCTCGCTGTGGGAGCAGGATTGATTTTGTGGGTGAACAACTTTCGCCCCGGAGGAGACCGCTATCAATTTAGCGTGATTTTTGAAGACGCCAACGGCATGTCGCCCGGAGTTCCCGTCCGTCTGCGCGGGGTCAACATCGGACAGGTCACGGAGGTCATTCCTTCGATTGAGAATGTGCTGATCCGGGCTGTGGTCACACAACCGGGGGTGATCCTCCCGCGTCAGGCTCGCTACACGGTTGGTCAGCGCGGACTGATTGGTGAGACCTTCCTGGAGATCCTGCCGGAGCGCGGGGCTAAGGCGGTTCCGGTCTCGACCCAAGAGTTTCAGGCGCAATGCCGGGTAGGGGGACCGATTTCCACGCAGGTGATCTGCCCCGGAGCGAGCCTCAGAGGGGAGACCCCGACCCGAGTCCAGGATCTGGTGCGCTCCTTGAATACCTTTGCCGAGCGCATCAACGGGGGAGTCCTCAATGACCTCCAATCCACCGTGCGAGAGATTGGTGCTGTTGCCCGCCGCTTTGGGGAGGTGACCGACGATGTACGGACCACTGCCCACAATATTGACGCTACGGCTAAGTCCTTCACTAAGGTCGCCGACTCAGCCAATCGGACGATTGACCGCTTGGGAACCGTGGGCAATTCGGTGGGTGTCGCAGCCAATGACATCACTGCTGTCGTGCGTGAGAACCGCTCTCGTCTTGCGACCATTCTGGATAGTCTCGGAAAAGTCTCGCAGGATTTGAGTCAGCTAACTCCGGTCCTAGCCGAACCGGAGTTTGGTCGCAGTCTGGTTAAACTGGCCCAAAATGCCGAAGCCTCCGCCGCCGATCTCCGCCGCCTGACCAATGGCATCTCAGACGCGGCAACGATTGATTCGTTGCGTGAGACCTTGGATGCAGCTCGCAGTACCTTCCGCAACGTGGAGAAGATCACCGCAGATGTGGACCAACTGACTGGCGACCCCAAGTTCCGTGAGAACCTGAAAAAGCTGGTTGACGGGCTGGGACAGTTGGTCTCGGCTACGGAAACTGAGCAGGTTCCCGATATCCGTAAAGTAAGTACCATCCACTAG
- the psbD gene encoding photosystem II D2 protein (photosystem q(a) protein) → MTIAVGRQEQRQGWFDTLDDWLKKDRFVFIGWSGLLFFPTAYLAVGGWMTGTTFVTSWYTHGLASSYLEGANFFTSAVSSPADALGHSLILLWGPEAQGDFTRWCQLGGLWTFIAFHGALSLIGFMLRQFEVSRLIGIRPYNAIAFSAPIAVFVSVFLMYPLGQHSWFFGPSFGVNGIFRFLLFFQGFHNWTLNPFHMMGVAGVLGGALLCAIHGATVENTLFEDGKQANTFKAFDPTQEEETYSMLLANRFWSQIFGIAFSNKRWLHFFMLFVPVTGLWMASIGIVGVALNLRAYEFVSQEVRAAQDPEFETLYTANILINEGIRAWMGPADQPHAGLDFPEEVLPRGNAL, encoded by the coding sequence ATGACTATTGCAGTAGGACGGCAGGAGCAGCGTCAGGGGTGGTTTGACACTCTGGACGATTGGCTCAAAAAAGACCGCTTTGTGTTCATCGGCTGGTCTGGTCTTCTTTTCTTCCCCACCGCCTATCTGGCTGTCGGTGGTTGGATGACCGGGACCACTTTTGTGACGAGCTGGTATACCCATGGTTTGGCTAGCTCCTATCTGGAGGGGGCCAACTTCTTCACTTCCGCTGTCAGCTCACCCGCTGATGCACTAGGCCACTCACTCATCCTGCTCTGGGGTCCTGAAGCCCAAGGTGACTTCACCCGCTGGTGCCAGTTGGGGGGTCTGTGGACCTTCATCGCTTTCCACGGAGCTTTGTCGCTCATCGGCTTTATGCTTCGTCAATTTGAAGTTTCTCGCCTGATTGGGATTCGCCCGTACAACGCTATTGCGTTCTCGGCTCCCATCGCTGTTTTTGTTTCTGTTTTCTTGATGTATCCTTTGGGCCAGCACTCCTGGTTCTTTGGTCCGAGCTTCGGTGTCAACGGCATCTTCCGTTTCCTCCTGTTCTTTCAAGGCTTCCACAACTGGACTCTGAACCCCTTCCACATGATGGGTGTTGCTGGTGTTTTGGGCGGTGCGCTCTTGTGCGCCATCCACGGGGCCACGGTAGAGAACACCTTGTTTGAAGACGGCAAGCAGGCCAACACCTTCAAAGCTTTTGACCCCACTCAGGAAGAAGAAACCTACTCGATGCTCTTGGCTAACCGTTTTTGGAGCCAGATCTTCGGGATTGCCTTCTCCAACAAGCGTTGGCTGCACTTCTTCATGCTGTTTGTACCGGTTACGGGTCTGTGGATGGCGTCCATCGGCATTGTCGGGGTAGCGCTCAACCTACGGGCCTATGAATTCGTTTCTCAAGAAGTCCGGGCTGCTCAGGACCCTGAGTTCGAAACCCTGTACACTGCTAACATCCTGATCAATGAAGGCATCCGCGCCTGGATGGGTCCTGCCGACCAGCCGCATGCGGGCCTTGATTTCCCTGAGGAGGTACTGCCCCGTGGTAACGCGCTTTGA
- a CDS encoding energy-coupling factor ABC transporter permease has product MPVLPLFSLLAMHIPDGLLNLPVAGVTWMISLGLIGLALKQTSQAYADRLVPLMGVSSAFIFAAQMVNFPVPGGSSGHLLGGTLAAILLGPWAGSLAVVVVFVVQALVFQDGGIVALGANIFNMGLVGTFLGYYVYRLVRMVLGDKGWFALAAATGIASWVSVMMAAMITSLELAGSGTVALGIVLPAMVGVHALIGFGEAVLTVGVVGFLWRTRPDVLFDPPEMTAWVTKEPGQ; this is encoded by the coding sequence ATGCCTGTGTTGCCTTTATTCAGCTTGCTCGCTATGCATATCCCAGACGGTCTTTTGAACCTGCCGGTGGCAGGAGTGACCTGGATGATTTCGCTGGGGTTGATTGGGTTGGCCCTCAAGCAGACCAGTCAAGCCTATGCCGACCGTCTGGTGCCTTTGATGGGCGTGTCTTCGGCGTTTATCTTTGCGGCACAAATGGTCAACTTTCCAGTTCCCGGCGGGAGTTCGGGCCATCTGTTGGGCGGGACGCTCGCGGCGATTCTGCTTGGTCCCTGGGCGGGGAGTTTGGCTGTGGTCGTAGTCTTCGTGGTTCAGGCGCTGGTCTTTCAGGACGGGGGCATAGTGGCGCTGGGAGCCAATATTTTTAATATGGGTCTGGTGGGGACTTTTTTGGGCTACTACGTATATCGGCTGGTGCGGATGGTGCTGGGGGACAAGGGCTGGTTCGCGCTGGCGGCGGCGACGGGGATTGCTAGTTGGGTCAGTGTGATGATGGCGGCGATGATCACGTCCTTGGAGTTGGCTGGGTCGGGGACGGTGGCGCTGGGAATTGTTCTACCTGCGATGGTCGGGGTCCATGCCCTGATTGGCTTTGGGGAGGCGGTGTTGACCGTGGGCGTAGTCGGCTTTTTGTGGCGGACCCGACCCGATGTGCTCTTTGATCCCCCTGAGATGACAGCATGGGTCACTAAGGAACCGGGTCAATGA
- the psbA gene encoding photosystem II q(b) protein encodes MTATLERRASRGLWGQFTDWVTSTNNRIYVGWFGVLMIPTLLTAITAYVIAFVAAPPVDMDGIREPISGSLLYGNNLITGNVIPSSNAIGLHFYPIWEASSMDEWLYNGGPYQLIVFHFLIGIFCYMGREWELSYRLGLRPWICIAYSAPVAAATAVFFVYPIGQGSFSDGMPLGISGTFNFMFVFQAEHNILNHPFHMLGVAAVFGGSLFSAMHGSLVTSSLVRETTYEESANNGYTFGQEEETYNIVAAHGYFGRLIFQYASFNNSRKLHFFLAAWPVIGIWCTALGICTMSVNLNGFNFNSSIVDAQGRVVYTWADIVNRANLGMEVMHERNAHNFPLDLASGAEVKVAG; translated from the coding sequence ATGACTGCTACTTTAGAGCGTCGCGCGTCTCGGGGCCTGTGGGGCCAATTCACCGACTGGGTCACCTCCACCAACAACCGTATCTATGTGGGTTGGTTCGGAGTGCTGATGATCCCCACCCTGCTGACCGCCATTACTGCCTACGTCATCGCCTTCGTCGCTGCTCCTCCTGTGGACATGGACGGCATCCGCGAGCCTATCTCCGGCTCCCTGTTGTATGGCAACAACCTGATCACCGGCAACGTGATTCCTTCGTCCAACGCCATCGGCCTGCACTTCTACCCCATCTGGGAAGCTTCTTCCATGGATGAGTGGCTCTACAACGGCGGCCCCTACCAGTTGATCGTTTTCCACTTCCTGATTGGCATCTTCTGCTACATGGGTCGGGAATGGGAACTGTCCTACCGGTTGGGTCTGCGTCCGTGGATCTGCATTGCCTACTCTGCTCCTGTGGCTGCGGCGACCGCTGTGTTCTTCGTGTACCCGATTGGTCAGGGTTCTTTCTCGGATGGGATGCCCCTCGGGATTTCCGGGACCTTCAACTTCATGTTCGTGTTCCAAGCAGAGCACAACATCCTCAACCACCCCTTCCACATGTTGGGTGTAGCGGCGGTGTTCGGTGGCTCGCTGTTCTCTGCGATGCATGGTTCGTTGGTGACCTCTTCGCTGGTGCGTGAGACGACCTATGAAGAGTCAGCCAACAACGGTTACACGTTCGGACAAGAAGAAGAGACCTACAACATCGTGGCGGCGCATGGGTACTTCGGTCGTCTGATTTTCCAATATGCGAGCTTCAACAACTCGCGTAAGCTGCACTTTTTCCTGGCGGCATGGCCTGTCATCGGGATTTGGTGCACAGCTTTGGGGATCTGCACGATGAGCGTGAACCTGAACGGGTTCAACTTCAACAGCTCGATTGTGGATGCGCAGGGTCGGGTAGTGTACACCTGGGCGGACATTGTGAACCGTGCGAACCTGGGGATGGAAGTGATGCATGAGCGCAATGCCCACAACTTCCCTCTGGATCTTGCTTCTGGTGCTGAAGTCAAGGTGGCTGGTTAA
- a CDS encoding 23S rRNA (pseudouridine(1915)-N(3))-methyltransferase RlmH, translated as MWRVVALGNLGPNSPHWPATQEYLRRIRRYTPLDLHEVKPQKGPNPAAILKKETQLLLPYLSAAQEVVVLDEQGRNFSSAAFAHWLQERTQLLFVVGSAWGMAPEIKDRAQHSLALSSFTLPHELARVVLLEQLYRALTIQAGHPYHHA; from the coding sequence GTGTGGCGGGTCGTCGCTCTGGGTAATCTGGGACCAAATTCACCCCACTGGCCTGCTACTCAGGAGTACCTGCGGCGCATCCGCCGTTATACCCCGCTGGATCTGCATGAGGTAAAGCCCCAAAAAGGCCCCAACCCAGCCGCCATTCTTAAAAAAGAAACCCAACTCTTGTTGCCCTACCTTAGTGCGGCTCAAGAAGTCGTGGTTCTGGATGAGCAGGGTCGGAATTTCTCCAGTGCAGCCTTCGCTCACTGGTTACAGGAGCGCACGCAGCTTCTTTTTGTCGTGGGTTCCGCCTGGGGTATGGCTCCTGAAATCAAGGACCGCGCCCAACACAGTCTCGCGCTGTCCTCCTTCACCCTGCCCCATGAATTGGCCCGAGTCGTCCTCCTGGAGCAACTCTACCGCGCGCTCACTATTCAGGCGGGACACCCCTACCATCACGCCTAA